One region of Fusobacterium periodonticum 1_1_41FAA genomic DNA includes:
- the rsmG gene encoding 16S rRNA (guanine(527)-N(7))-methyltransferase RsmG, whose amino-acid sequence MKEYFKEGLEKIKVSYDENKIEKALKYLEILLDYNSHTNLTAIREEKAIIEKHFLDSLLLQNLLKEEDKTLIDIGTGAGFPGMMLAIFNEDKNFTLLDSVRKKTDFLELVKSELVLNNVEVINGRAEEIIKDRREKYDVGLCRGVSNLSVILEYEIPFLKVNGRFLPQKMTGTDEIENSFNALKILNSKIIKEYNFKLPFSDEDRLIIEILKTKVSDKKYPRKTGIPLKKPL is encoded by the coding sequence TTGAAAGAATATTTTAAAGAAGGTTTAGAAAAAATAAAAGTTTCATATGATGAAAATAAAATAGAAAAAGCATTAAAATATTTAGAAATTCTATTAGATTATAATAGCCATACAAACCTGACAGCGATAAGAGAAGAAAAAGCTATAATAGAAAAGCATTTTTTAGATTCTTTATTACTTCAAAATCTATTAAAAGAAGAGGATAAGACTTTAATAGACATAGGAACAGGTGCAGGTTTCCCAGGAATGATGTTAGCTATATTCAATGAAGATAAAAACTTTACTTTACTAGACTCTGTGAGAAAGAAAACAGATTTTTTAGAGCTTGTAAAAAGTGAATTAGTTTTAAATAATGTTGAAGTTATAAATGGTAGAGCTGAAGAAATTATAAAAGATAGAAGAGAAAAATATGATGTGGGACTTTGCAGAGGAGTTTCTAATTTATCTGTTATTTTAGAATATGAAATACCTTTTTTAAAAGTCAATGGAAGATTTTTACCACAAAAAATGACTGGAACAGATGAGATCGAAAATTCATTTAATGCTTTAAAAATTCTAAATTCTAAAATAATTAAAGAATACAATTTTAAGTTACCATTTTCAGATGAAGATAGACTTATAATAGAAATCTTAAAAACTAAGGTCAGTGATAAAAAGTATCCAAGGAAAACAGGAATACCTTTAAAAAAACCTTTATAG
- a CDS encoding ClC family H(+)/Cl(-) exchange transporter gives MNDAKSMVEKLYKGNGKLYLACLCVGLITGAIVSCYRWGLGKIGLIRREYFSEVNLNNPMALLKVWALFIGIGLIVNYLFKKFPKTSGSGIPQVKGLILGRIDYKNWFFELISKFVAGVLGIGAGLSLGREGPSVQLGSYVGYGVSKLFKKDTVERNYLLTSGSSAGLSGAFGAPLAGVMFSIEEIHKYLSGKLLICAFVSSIAADFVGRRIFGVQTSFDIAIKYPLDINPYFQFLLYIIFGVIIAFFGKLFTVSLVKSQDIFNGIKIPREIKVCFVMTISFILCFVLPEVTGGGHDLVESLIHQKAIIYTLIIIFIAKLFFTSISYATGFAGGIFLPMLVLGAIIGKIFGECLDLFAATGADFTVHWIVLGMAAYFVAVVRAPITGVILILEMTGSFHLLLALTTVSVVSFYVTELLGQQPVYDILYDRMKKDDNLVDEENQEKVTIELPVMAESLLDGKAISEIIWPEEVLIIAIIRNGVEKIPKGRTVMMAGDILVLLLPEKIVGEVKESLMKHTSTE, from the coding sequence ATGAATGATGCGAAAAGTATGGTCGAGAAACTCTATAAAGGAAATGGAAAACTTTATTTAGCTTGTTTGTGTGTTGGACTTATAACAGGAGCTATAGTTTCTTGTTATAGATGGGGCTTGGGAAAAATAGGCCTTATTAGAAGAGAGTATTTTTCAGAAGTAAATTTAAATAACCCAATGGCATTATTAAAAGTTTGGGCACTATTTATTGGGATAGGACTTATTGTAAATTACTTATTTAAAAAGTTTCCTAAGACTTCAGGAAGTGGAATACCTCAAGTTAAAGGACTTATCTTAGGAAGAATAGATTATAAAAATTGGTTTTTTGAATTGATATCAAAATTTGTTGCTGGAGTTTTAGGTATAGGAGCAGGACTATCTCTAGGAAGAGAAGGGCCATCTGTTCAACTAGGATCTTATGTAGGTTATGGAGTTTCAAAATTATTTAAAAAAGATACAGTAGAAAGAAATTATTTGTTGACAAGTGGTTCTAGTGCAGGTCTTTCAGGAGCTTTTGGAGCACCGCTTGCAGGAGTAATGTTCAGTATAGAAGAAATTCATAAATACTTAAGTGGAAAATTATTAATATGTGCTTTTGTTTCAAGTATAGCAGCAGACTTTGTAGGAAGAAGAATTTTTGGAGTTCAAACATCTTTTGATATTGCGATAAAGTATCCATTAGATATAAATCCATATTTTCAATTTTTATTATATATAATTTTTGGAGTAATAATAGCATTCTTTGGAAAATTATTTACAGTATCTTTAGTAAAATCTCAAGATATATTCAATGGAATAAAAATTCCAAGAGAAATAAAAGTATGTTTTGTAATGACTATTTCATTTATTTTATGTTTTGTTTTACCCGAAGTAACAGGTGGAGGACATGATTTAGTTGAAAGTTTAATTCATCAAAAAGCTATTATTTACACACTTATTATAATTTTTATAGCAAAGCTATTTTTTACTTCAATTTCTTATGCAACAGGTTTTGCAGGTGGAATATTCTTGCCTATGTTGGTTCTAGGAGCAATTATAGGGAAGATTTTTGGAGAATGTCTAGATTTATTTGCAGCTACAGGAGCAGACTTTACTGTACACTGGATAGTTTTAGGAATGGCAGCTTATTTTGTTGCAGTTGTAAGAGCACCTATAACAGGAGTTATCTTAATACTAGAGATGACAGGAAGTTTTCATCTACTATTAGCTTTAACAACAGTTTCAGTTGTTTCTTTTTATGTGACAGAACTTTTAGGTCAACAACCTGTATATGATATTTTATATGATAGAATGAAAAAAGATGACAATCTTGTTGATGAGGAAAATCAAGAAAAAGTTACAATAGAATTGCCTGTTATGGCAGAATCTTTATTGGATGGAAAGGCAATATCAGAAATTATCTGGCCAGAAGAAGTATTAATAATTGCAATAATAAGAAATGGAGTTGAAAAAATTCCTAAGGGTAGAACTGTTATGATGGCAGGAGATATATTGGTACTATTATTACCAGAAAAGATAGTTGGGGAAGTTAAAGAAAGTTTAATGAAACATACATCAACTGAATAA
- a CDS encoding MATE family efflux transporter — MENKHNFMETESITKLLIKFSIPAIVGMFVNALYNVVDRIYIGNIKGTGHLGITGVGLVFPVVILIFAFSLLIGIGSAASVSLKLGMKDREEAERFLGVAVFLSLVISAILMIIIYFNMDRIIYFIGGSKETFSYAKNYLFYINLGVPAAILGLVLNSVIRSDGSPKIAMGTLLIGAITNIVLDPIFIFMFGMGVKGAAIATIISQYVSMIWTIHYFMSKRSKIKLIKKDIRYDFYKSKEICLLGSSAFAIQIGFSLVTYILNTVLKKYGGDTSIGAMAIVQSFMTFMAMPIFGINQGIQPILGYNYGAKKYKRVKEALYKGIFAATIICLIGYTSVRLFSDSLIHIFTNKPELKEIAKYGLKAYTLVFPIVGLQIVSSIYFQAVGKPKMSFFISLSRQIIVMIPCLIILPKFFGLNGIWYAAPTADSIATLITFILVRREIKKLDKLEEMLEKRDV; from the coding sequence ATGGAAAATAAACATAATTTTATGGAAACGGAGAGCATAACAAAATTACTTATAAAGTTCTCTATTCCTGCTATTGTAGGAATGTTTGTAAATGCTTTATACAATGTTGTAGATAGAATATATATTGGAAATATAAAAGGTACAGGACACCTAGGAATAACAGGTGTAGGTCTTGTGTTTCCAGTAGTTATTTTAATATTTGCATTTTCATTATTAATTGGTATAGGTTCAGCAGCCTCAGTATCTTTGAAATTAGGAATGAAAGATAGAGAAGAAGCTGAAAGATTTTTAGGAGTAGCGGTATTCTTATCGCTTGTTATCTCTGCCATACTTATGATAATAATTTATTTTAATATGGATAGAATAATTTATTTTATAGGAGGAAGTAAAGAAACTTTTAGCTATGCAAAAAATTATCTATTTTATATAAATCTTGGGGTACCAGCAGCAATTTTAGGACTGGTTCTAAATTCTGTAATAAGATCAGATGGTAGTCCTAAAATAGCAATGGGAACTTTACTTATAGGAGCTATAACAAATATAGTTCTAGATCCTATTTTCATCTTTATGTTTGGAATGGGAGTTAAAGGAGCTGCGATAGCTACTATAATTTCACAGTATGTATCAATGATTTGGACTATTCATTATTTTATGTCTAAGAGAAGTAAAATAAAATTAATAAAAAAAGATATAAGATATGATTTCTATAAATCAAAAGAAATTTGTCTTTTAGGAAGTTCAGCCTTTGCAATACAGATAGGATTTAGTTTAGTAACATATATTTTAAATACAGTGTTAAAAAAATATGGTGGAGACACATCTATCGGTGCTATGGCAATAGTACAATCGTTTATGACTTTTATGGCTATGCCTATTTTTGGAATAAATCAAGGGATACAGCCAATCTTAGGTTATAACTATGGAGCAAAGAAATATAAAAGAGTAAAAGAAGCATTATATAAAGGGATTTTTGCTGCGACAATAATCTGTTTAATTGGCTATACAAGTGTAAGATTATTCTCAGATTCTTTAATTCATATTTTTACAAATAAACCTGAGTTGAAAGAAATTGCCAAATATGGTTTAAAAGCTTATACTCTAGTTTTCCCAATAGTTGGACTTCAAATTGTTTCGTCAATTTACTTTCAAGCGGTGGGAAAACCTAAAATGAGCTTTTTTATAAGTCTTTCCAGACAAATTATCGTTATGATACCTTGTTTAATAATCTTACCAAAGTTTTTTGGTTTAAATGGAATTTGGTATGCTGCTCCAACAGCAGACAGTATAGCAACATTAATTACTTTTATTTTAGTTAGAAGAGAGATAAAAAAATTGGATAAATTAGAGGAAATGTTAGAAAAGAGAGATGTTTAA
- the mnmG gene encoding tRNA uridine-5-carboxymethylaminomethyl(34) synthesis enzyme MnmG, with product MQEFDIIVVGAGHAGCEAALASARMGMKTAIFTISLDNIGVMSCNPSLGGPAKSHLAREIDALGGEMGRNIDKTFIQIRVLNTKKGPAVRSLRAQADKMTYANEMKKTLEHTDNLSVIQGMVSELVVEEEDGKKIIKGIKIREGLEYRAKIVIMATGTFLRGLIHIGEINFKAGRMGELSSEELPLSLEKIGLKLGRFKTGTPARIDGRTIDFSVLEEQPGDTSQVLKFSNRTTDEEALSRRQIPCYIAHTNEKVHEIIKNARERSPMFNGRIQGLGPRYCPSIEDKVFRYPDKIQHHLFLEREGYETNEIYLGGMSSSLPVDVQEEMIRNVKGFENAKVMRYAYAIEYDYVPPEEIKYTLESRTVENLFLAGQINGTSGYEEAGAQGLMAGINAVRKLRNEEPIILDRADSYIGTLIDDLVSKGTNEPYRMFTARSEYRLYLREDNADLRLSKLGYELGLIPEEEYQRVEKKRRDVELITEILTKTNVGPSNLRVNETLLKRGENPIKDGSTLLELLRRPEVTFEDIVYISEEIKGVDLKGYDHDTSYQVEITVKYQGYINRALKMIEKHKSMENKKIPADIDYDDLKTIPKEAKDKLKRIKPINIGQASRISGVSPADIQAILIYLKMRGN from the coding sequence ATGCAAGAATTTGATATTATAGTTGTTGGAGCAGGACATGCAGGTTGTGAAGCTGCACTTGCCTCAGCAAGAATGGGAATGAAAACAGCAATATTTACAATATCGCTTGATAATATTGGAGTGATGTCTTGTAATCCTTCATTAGGAGGACCAGCAAAATCTCATTTAGCAAGAGAAATAGATGCTCTTGGTGGAGAAATGGGAAGAAATATTGACAAGACTTTCATACAAATAAGAGTTTTAAATACTAAAAAAGGACCAGCAGTTCGTTCTTTAAGAGCACAAGCCGATAAAATGACTTATGCCAATGAAATGAAAAAAACTTTAGAGCATACTGATAACTTATCTGTAATTCAAGGTATGGTCAGTGAACTTGTAGTTGAAGAAGAAGATGGAAAGAAAATAATAAAAGGTATAAAGATAAGAGAAGGTTTAGAATATAGAGCTAAAATTGTAATCATGGCGACAGGTACTTTCTTAAGAGGACTTATACATATAGGAGAAATAAATTTTAAAGCAGGTAGAATGGGAGAGCTTTCATCTGAAGAACTTCCTTTATCACTTGAAAAAATAGGCTTGAAATTAGGTAGATTCAAGACAGGTACACCTGCAAGAATAGATGGAAGAACAATAGATTTTTCTGTTCTAGAAGAGCAACCTGGAGACACAAGCCAAGTTTTAAAATTTTCAAACAGAACAACAGATGAAGAAGCTTTAAGTAGAAGACAAATCCCTTGCTATATTGCCCATACTAATGAAAAAGTACATGAAATTATTAAAAATGCAAGAGAAAGATCACCAATGTTTAATGGTAGAATACAAGGGCTAGGACCAAGATACTGTCCGTCAATAGAAGATAAGGTTTTCAGATATCCAGATAAAATTCAACATCATTTATTCTTAGAAAGAGAAGGATATGAAACAAATGAAATTTATCTAGGAGGAATGTCTTCATCTTTACCAGTTGATGTGCAAGAAGAAATGATAAGAAATGTTAAAGGTTTTGAAAATGCAAAAGTAATGAGATATGCTTATGCGATAGAATATGACTATGTTCCACCTGAAGAAATAAAATACACTTTAGAAAGTAGAACAGTTGAGAATCTATTTTTAGCAGGACAAATAAATGGAACATCTGGTTATGAGGAAGCAGGAGCACAAGGTCTTATGGCAGGAATTAATGCTGTAAGAAAATTAAGAAATGAAGAACCTATAATACTTGATAGAGCTGATTCATACATAGGGACTTTAATAGATGATTTAGTTTCAAAGGGAACTAATGAACCATATAGAATGTTTACAGCTAGAAGTGAATACAGACTATATTTAAGAGAGGACAATGCAGATTTAAGACTTAGCAAGTTAGGATATGAATTAGGATTGATTCCTGAAGAAGAATATCAAAGAGTTGAAAAGAAAAGAAGAGATGTTGAACTTATAACAGAAATTTTAACAAAAACAAATGTTGGGCCGAGTAATTTAAGAGTTAATGAAACTCTTTTAAAAAGAGGAGAAAATCCTATAAAAGATGGAAGCACACTTTTGGAATTATTGAGAAGACCAGAAGTTACTTTTGAAGATATAGTATATATCTCAGAAGAAATAAAAGGAGTAGATTTAAAAGGTTATGATCATGATACAAGTTATCAAGTAGAAATAACTGTTAAATATCAAGGTTATATAAATAGAGCTTTAAAAATGATAGAAAAACATAAGTCTATGGAAAATAAAAAGATACCAGCTGATATAGATTATGATGATTTAAAGACTATACCTAAGGAAGCTAAAGATAAGTTAAAGAGAATAAAACCAATAAATATTGGACAGGCAAGCAGAATATCAGGAGTATCTCCTGCTGATATTCAAGCTATATTAATTTATTTAAAAATGAGAGGAAATTAA
- the pcp gene encoding pyroglutamyl-peptidase I, producing the protein MKKILVTGFDPFGGEKVNPALEVIKLLPKKIGENEVRILEIPTVYKKSVEKIEKEIESYKPDYVLSIGQAGGRASISIERVAINIDDFRIKDNEGNQPIDENIFEDGENAYFSTLPIKSIQDELSKNNIPSSISNTAGTFVCNHVFYGVRYLIEKKYKGIKSGFVHIPYIPEQVIGKANTPSMGLDNILKGIIIIIETIFNVETDIKKSGGTIC; encoded by the coding sequence ATGAAAAAAATTCTTGTTACAGGTTTTGATCCTTTTGGAGGAGAAAAAGTAAATCCTGCATTGGAAGTTATAAAGTTATTACCTAAAAAAATTGGAGAAAATGAAGTTAGAATTTTAGAAATTCCAACAGTATACAAAAAATCAGTAGAAAAAATAGAAAAGGAAATTGAAAGTTATAAACCTGATTATGTTCTTTCTATAGGACAAGCTGGAGGTAGAGCAAGTATTTCAATAGAAAGAGTTGCTATAAATATAGATGATTTTAGAATAAAAGATAATGAAGGAAATCAACCTATAGATGAAAATATTTTTGAAGATGGAGAAAATGCTTATTTTTCAACATTACCAATAAAGTCAATTCAAGATGAACTTTCAAAAAATAATATTCCTTCTTCAATTTCAAATACAGCAGGAACTTTTGTATGTAACCATGTTTTCTATGGTGTTAGATATTTAATTGAAAAAAAATATAAAGGAATAAAATCTGGTTTTGTACATATACCTTACATACCAGAGCAAGTTATAGGAAAAGCTAATACTCCAAGTATGGGCTTGGATAATATCTTAAAAGGAATAATAATTATTATTGAGACAATTTTTAATGTAGAAACTGATATAAAAAAATCTGGTGGAACTATCTGCTAA
- a CDS encoding TrkH family potassium uptake protein produces the protein MKKLSLLKKWDNLSPYRKLIFGFLVAIFIGVILLKMPFSLRENQNISVLDSLFTIVSAICVTGLSVVDVSQVFTSTGQLIILFFIQLGGLGVMTVSIIVFLLVGKKMSFETRELLKEERNSNSNGGITNFIKQLLLTVFIIEISGASILTYCFSKYYPLKKSIFYGLFHSVSAFCNAGFSLFTNNLEIFKYDRLINLTISFLIILGGIGFVTINSFVIIKRKKSKNLSITSKFTLIITFFLLTFGTILFLMFEYNNSSTLKDMNFLDKIINSFFQSVTLRTAGFNTVPLGNIKPATVFISYIFMFIGASPGSTGGGIKTTTFGILILYAFGVLKRKEYVEVFKRRIDWELINKALAIVVISIFYIVVVTTIILSIESFTTDKVIYEVLSAFSTTGLSMGITAGLGIISKLILVVTMFIGRLGPMTVALAFTSNKTSSIKYPKEDILIG, from the coding sequence ATGAAAAAATTAAGTCTATTAAAGAAGTGGGATAACTTATCCCCTTATAGAAAATTAATATTTGGCTTTTTAGTAGCAATTTTTATTGGAGTAATACTTTTAAAAATGCCTTTTTCATTAAGAGAAAATCAAAATATATCAGTTTTAGACTCACTATTTACAATAGTTTCAGCTATTTGTGTAACAGGTTTATCTGTTGTTGATGTAAGTCAAGTTTTCACTTCAACTGGGCAACTAATAATTCTATTTTTCATACAATTAGGTGGACTTGGGGTTATGACAGTTTCAATAATAGTATTTTTATTAGTTGGGAAAAAGATGAGCTTTGAAACAAGAGAACTTTTAAAAGAAGAAAGAAACTCTAATAGTAATGGTGGAATTACAAATTTTATTAAACAATTATTATTGACAGTATTTATAATTGAAATATCAGGAGCTTCAATTTTAACTTATTGTTTTTCTAAATACTATCCATTAAAAAAATCAATTTTTTATGGCTTATTTCATTCAGTGTCAGCATTTTGTAATGCTGGATTTTCACTATTTACCAATAATTTAGAAATCTTTAAATATGATAGATTAATCAACTTGACTATTTCATTTTTGATTATTTTAGGGGGAATAGGTTTTGTAACCATAAATTCATTTGTCATCATAAAAAGAAAAAAATCTAAAAATTTAAGTATAACTTCAAAATTTACTTTAATTATTACATTTTTTCTTTTAACCTTTGGAACAATATTATTTTTGATGTTTGAATATAATAATTCAAGTACCTTAAAAGATATGAATTTCTTAGATAAAATTATAAATTCATTTTTTCAAAGTGTAACATTAAGAACAGCGGGTTTTAATACTGTACCTCTTGGGAATATAAAACCAGCAACAGTTTTTATTTCATATATATTTATGTTTATTGGAGCATCACCTGGTTCAACAGGAGGAGGAATAAAAACAACAACTTTTGGTATTTTAATACTTTATGCATTTGGAGTTTTAAAAAGAAAAGAATATGTTGAAGTTTTTAAAAGAAGGATAGATTGGGAATTGATTAATAAAGCATTAGCCATAGTTGTTATATCAATATTTTATATAGTTGTTGTTACAACAATTATATTATCAATAGAAAGTTTTACAACAGATAAGGTAATATATGAAGTATTATCAGCATTTTCTACAACAGGTTTAAGTATGGGGATAACGGCAGGTTTAGGAATAATATCAAAACTTATACTGGTAGTAACAATGTTTATAGGGAGATTAGGACCTATGACAGTTGCACTGGCTTTTACAAGTAATAAGACAAGTTCAATAAAATATCCAAAAGAAGATATATTGATAGGATAG
- a CDS encoding potassium channel family protein, whose amino-acid sequence MKQYLVIGLGRFGTSVAKTLYEAEKNVLAIDVDEDNVQDKIDRNIIKNAIIGDPSDEKVLKDIGAENFDVAFICVADVEASVMITLNLKELGIKTIIAKAINKKHGKILTKVGATEIVYPEEHMGKRIAELIIDTDIKEHLKFSDDFVLVEVKAPSTFWNNSLINLDVRNKYNINIVGIKKANKEFLPNPTANIIIEEGDILMIITDKKSVEAFNKLI is encoded by the coding sequence ATGAAACAATATTTAGTAATAGGTTTAGGAAGATTTGGAACAAGTGTTGCAAAAACTTTATATGAGGCAGAAAAAAATGTTTTAGCTATAGATGTAGATGAGGATAATGTACAAGATAAAATTGATAGAAATATAATAAAAAATGCCATAATTGGTGATCCAAGTGATGAAAAAGTTCTGAAAGACATTGGAGCAGAAAATTTTGATGTGGCTTTTATTTGCGTTGCAGATGTAGAAGCAAGTGTAATGATAACACTTAACTTAAAGGAATTAGGAATAAAAACTATTATAGCAAAAGCAATAAATAAGAAACATGGAAAAATTCTTACGAAAGTTGGAGCAACTGAAATAGTCTATCCAGAAGAACATATGGGAAAAAGAATAGCTGAGCTTATAATAGATACAGATATAAAAGAACATTTAAAATTTTCAGACGATTTTGTTTTAGTTGAAGTAAAAGCACCAAGTACATTTTGGAATAACAGTCTTATAAATTTAGATGTCAGAAATAAATATAATATAAATATAGTTGGAATAAAAAAAGCTAATAAAGAATTTTTACCTAATCCAACTGCAAATATTATAATAGAAGAAGGAGACATATTAATGATTATAACGGATAAAAAATCAGTGGAAGCATTTAATAAATTGATTTAG
- a CDS encoding valine--tRNA ligase: MNELDKNYSPNEIEEKWYKTWEESKFFAASLSSEKENYSIVIPPPNVTGILHMGHVLNNSIQDTLIRYNRMRGKNTLWMPGCDHAGIATQNKVERKLAEEGLKKEDIGREKFLEMTWEWKEKYGGIITQQLRKLGASLDWDRERFTMDEGLSYAVKKIFNDLYHDGLIYQGEYMVNWCPSCGTALADDEVDHEEKDGHLWQIKYPVKDSDEYIIIATSRPETMLADVAVAVHPEDERYKHLIGKTLILPLVNREIPVIADEYVDKEFGTGALKITPAHDPNDYNLGKKYNLPVINMLTPDGKIVNDYPKYAGLDRFEARKKIVEDLKEQAFFIKTEHLHHAVGQCYRCQTVIEPRVSPQWFVKMKPLAEKALEVVRNGEIKILPKRMEKIYYNWLENIRDWCISRQIWWGHRIPAWYGPDRHVFVAMDEAEAKEQAKKHYGHDVELSQEEDVLDTWFSSALWPFSTMGWPEKTKELDLFYPTNTLVTGADIIFFWVARMIMFGMYELKKIPFKNVFFHGIVRDEIGRKMSKSLGNSPDPLDLIKEFGVDAIRFSMIYNTSQGQDVHFSTDLLGMGRNFANKIWNAARFVIMNLEGFDVKSVDKTKLDYELVDKWIISRLNETAKDVEDCLEKFELDNAAKAVYEFLRGDFCDWYVEIAKIRLYNDNEDKKISKLTAQYMLWTILEQGLRLLHPFMPFITEEIWQKIKVDGETIMLQQYPVADNNLIDVKIEKSFEYIKEVVSSLRNIRAEKGISPAKPAKVVVSTSNSEELETLEKNELFIKKLANLEELTCGANLEAPAQSSLRVAGNSSVYMILTGLLNNEAEIKKINEQLAKLEKELEPVNRKLSDEKFTSKAPQHIIDRELRIQKEYLDKIEKLKESLKSFEE, from the coding sequence ATGAATGAATTAGACAAAAATTACTCGCCTAATGAGATAGAGGAAAAGTGGTATAAGACTTGGGAGGAATCAAAATTCTTTGCAGCAAGTCTTTCATCTGAAAAGGAAAACTATTCTATAGTTATTCCACCTCCAAATGTAACAGGAATTTTACATATGGGACACGTTTTAAATAACTCTATTCAAGATACTTTAATAAGATACAATAGAATGAGAGGTAAAAATACTCTTTGGATGCCAGGTTGTGACCATGCTGGAATAGCAACTCAAAATAAAGTTGAAAGAAAATTAGCCGAAGAAGGATTGAAAAAAGAAGATATAGGTAGAGAAAAATTCCTTGAAATGACTTGGGAATGGAAAGAAAAATATGGAGGTATCATAACTCAACAATTAAGAAAGTTAGGAGCTTCACTTGACTGGGATAGAGAAAGATTTACTATGGACGAAGGACTTTCTTATGCAGTAAAAAAAATCTTTAATGACTTATATCACGATGGTTTAATTTATCAAGGTGAATATATGGTAAACTGGTGTCCTTCTTGTGGAACTGCACTTGCAGATGATGAAGTTGACCACGAAGAAAAAGATGGACATCTATGGCAAATAAAATATCCAGTAAAAGATTCTGATGAATATATAATAATTGCTACTTCAAGACCTGAAACTATGCTTGCTGACGTGGCAGTAGCAGTTCACCCTGAAGATGAAAGATACAAGCATTTAATAGGAAAAACTTTAATTTTACCATTAGTTAATAGAGAAATTCCTGTTATTGCAGATGAATATGTTGATAAAGAATTTGGAACAGGAGCTTTAAAAATTACTCCTGCACATGACCCTAATGACTATAATTTAGGAAAAAAATATAATCTGCCTGTAATAAATATGTTAACTCCTGATGGAAAAATAGTTAATGACTATCCTAAATATGCAGGACTTGATAGATTTGAAGCTAGAAAGAAAATAGTTGAGGACTTAAAAGAACAAGCTTTCTTTATAAAGACTGAACATTTACACCACGCAGTAGGACAATGTTATAGATGTCAAACTGTTATTGAACCAAGAGTATCTCCTCAATGGTTTGTTAAAATGAAACCTCTTGCTGAAAAAGCACTTGAAGTTGTAAGAAATGGTGAAATAAAAATTCTTCCTAAGAGAATGGAAAAAATTTATTATAACTGGTTAGAAAATATAAGAGATTGGTGTATATCAAGACAAATTTGGTGGGGACATAGAATACCTGCTTGGTATGGACCAGATAGACATGTTTTTGTTGCTATGGATGAAGCTGAAGCAAAGGAACAAGCTAAAAAACATTATGGGCATGATGTTGAATTATCTCAAGAAGAAGATGTTTTAGATACTTGGTTCTCATCTGCACTTTGGCCATTCTCAACAATGGGTTGGCCTGAAAAAACTAAGGAATTAGATTTATTCTATCCTACAAATACATTGGTAACTGGAGCAGATATCATATTCTTCTGGGTTGCAAGAATGATAATGTTTGGTATGTATGAACTTAAAAAGATTCCATTTAAAAATGTATTCTTCCATGGAATAGTAAGAGATGAAATTGGTAGAAAAATGTCAAAATCTCTTGGAAACTCTCCTGATCCACTTGACTTAATAAAAGAGTTTGGAGTAGATGCTATAAGATTTTCTATGATATATAACACCTCTCAAGGGCAAGATGTACACTTCTCAACTGACTTATTAGGAATGGGAAGAAACTTTGCAAATAAAATTTGGAATGCTGCAAGATTTGTTATTATGAACTTAGAAGGTTTTGATGTAAAATCTGTAGATAAAACTAAATTAGATTATGAACTTGTTGATAAATGGATAATTTCAAGATTAAATGAAACTGCAAAAGATGTAGAAGATTGTTTAGAAAAATTTGAACTTGATAATGCTGCTAAAGCAGTTTATGAATTCTTAAGAGGAGATTTCTGTGATTGGTATGTTGAAATTGCAAAAATCAGACTTTATAATGATAATGAAGATAAGAAAATTTCTAAATTAACAGCACAATATATGCTTTGGACTATCTTAGAACAAGGATTGAGATTACTTCATCCATTTATGCCATTCATCACAGAAGAAATTTGGCAAAAAATTAAAGTAGATGGTGAAACTATCATGCTACAACAATATCCTGTAGCTGATAATAATCTAATAGATGTTAAAATTGAAAAATCTTTCGAATATATAAAAGAAGTTGTTTCTTCACTTAGAAATATAAGAGCAGAAAAAGGAATTTCTCCTGCTAAACCTGCAAAAGTAGTTGTATCGACTTCTAATTCAGAAGAATTAGAAACTCTTGAAAAGAATGAATTATTCATCAAGAAATTAGCTAATTTAGAAGAATTAACTTGTGGAGCAAACTTAGAAGCTCCTGCACAAAGTTCTTTAAGAGTAGCTGGAAACTCATCAGTATATATGATATTAACAGGACTTTTAAATAATGAAGCAGAAATTAAAAAGATTAATGAACAGCTTGCTAAGTTAGAAAAGGAATTAGAGCCTGTAAATAGAAAATTATCAGATGAAAAGTTCACTTCAAAAGCTCCTCAACATATAATTGATAGAGAGCTAAGAATACAAAAAGAATATCTTGATAAGATAGAAAAATTAAAAGAAAGTTTAAAAAGTTTTGAAGAATAA